The following coding sequences lie in one Sphingobacteriaceae bacterium genomic window:
- a CDS encoding ATP-binding protein, whose amino-acid sequence ALALTPVPTVALWLDRETCMGPGAGNEAQLLAVAGAPLSPRDEEALQGLVARWRDQNTPQDARWQPGGPVVVPITSASEAYGFLASFPGDGQAESAEKDPPERRLQGIKEALEPMAELAVTALERHRLQALNERLTIQGEQHRIAGELHDGVAQNLFSISTAAYALEQQWQGMPPDAVTQQLSAISQAASQAARELRASIFHLRASQGGEGGFTRLMGEYLHQLENMHDVVVNFQVHDGTNDQDENLSLPLRRALLRIVREACGNALRHGHCRRLDVELKINAFGCSLRVADDGRGFDPRHAAAGAGAQSGGMGLNNMRRLVRAFGGHFSVDSAPGRGTVIMCRIPALAGPSPWEQAGPAGRREVSFS is encoded by the coding sequence GCCCTGGCCCTGACGCCCGTCCCCACGGTGGCCCTTTGGCTGGACCGGGAGACATGCATGGGCCCGGGCGCCGGCAACGAGGCCCAGTTGCTGGCGGTGGCCGGGGCACCCTTGTCCCCCCGGGATGAGGAAGCCCTGCAAGGGCTGGTGGCCCGGTGGCGGGACCAGAACACTCCCCAGGACGCCCGCTGGCAGCCCGGCGGGCCCGTGGTGGTGCCCATTACCTCCGCCAGCGAGGCCTACGGTTTTCTGGCCTCCTTCCCGGGGGACGGACAGGCTGAATCCGCCGAAAAGGACCCCCCGGAGCGGCGGCTTCAGGGGATCAAGGAAGCGTTGGAGCCCATGGCCGAACTGGCGGTTACGGCTTTGGAACGCCATCGCCTGCAGGCCCTGAATGAGCGCCTGACCATTCAAGGGGAGCAGCACCGCATCGCCGGTGAGCTCCACGACGGGGTGGCCCAGAACCTGTTCAGCATCAGCACCGCCGCCTACGCCTTGGAGCAGCAGTGGCAAGGCATGCCCCCCGACGCGGTGACCCAGCAGTTGTCGGCCATCAGCCAGGCGGCGAGCCAGGCCGCCCGGGAACTGCGGGCATCCATCTTCCACCTGCGGGCGTCCCAAGGGGGCGAGGGCGGCTTCACCCGCCTCATGGGCGAGTACCTGCACCAGTTGGAGAACATGCACGACGTGGTAGTGAACTTCCAGGTGCACGACGGCACCAACGACCAGGACGAGAACTTGAGCCTGCCCCTGCGACGGGCCCTGCTGCGCATCGTCCGGGAGGCCTGCGGCAACGCCCTGCGCCACGGCCATTGCCGGCGCCTGGATGTGGAGCTGAAGATCAACGCCTTCGGCTGCTCCCTGCGGGTGGCCGACGACGGGCGCGGCTTCGACCCGCGGCATGCTGCAGCGGGCGCCGGCGCCCAGAGCGGGGGCATGGGCCTCAACAACATGCGCCGCCTGGTGCGGGCCTTCGGCGGCCACTTCAGCGTCGACAGCGCACCGGGCCGGGGCACGGTGATCATGTGCCGCATACCCGCTTTGGCCGGGCCGTCCCCCTGGGAGCAGGCGGGGCCGGCGGGCCGCCGGGAGGTGTCGTTTTCATGA